The following is a genomic window from Polaribacter atrinae.
AAGAAAGTAGATTTGGTCTACGGCGAATAATTTGAGTTCTAAAGTTGCTTTTTCGTACGTTTTTTCGCTAGGGTTGTTTTTGTGTTTTCATAAGTGACTATAATTAAATGTTTAATTTTTAGTCAACCTATTTCAGGAAAGTACAAGGTTAACAGGGTAGAGGTAGTTTCTAGTCTTGCTCCGGCATAACTACCTGCAGGAATTTGTATAGGAGAAGTAATAGTTAATTCAGAATCACTGTTTGTTTCCGTATAATCAGAGGTAGTAGTATTTACTACATTTTCTTTATTATTAAATTCATCATAATATTTTACAAGGACCTTTTTTCTACTGCTGCTAACAACAACTTTACTAAAATTTGTTACATCGTTTACTAAGGGAATAACTTTATTTTTTGGTAAAGAATTAAGATTATTAGATTCAACAACTATTGTGCTTTCTGCCTTTTTATTAGTAAGACTTTTTGTTACATTATCATTATTGGAGTAAATATTTAAAATATTTACCACACATAAAATACTAAACAAGTTTAGGATAGTTTTTTTCTTCATTCTTTTAGATAAAGTTGATGATCTTATTAAAAATATTTTTAAGATAATTGGTTTTAAAAATAGGCTAATATGTATATGGTTTAATTCCATTTTATGAAATGGATCTTTAATATTTATACTAATACGGACATTTTAGAAAAGAGCTTAGTTTTGTGGGGACGCCGCTAAAAATTATAATTGAAAAAAGAAAATTTCCTAATAAAACTTTTTCAATGAATCTTTTCTGTTATGTCCGATTTTGTATAATGCCTTTAATTTTACGCTAAATTATGGAAAGTTACAGATGATTTACGTTAGTCTATTATCCCTATACCATAATATGAGTAATGTGCAATGTGTTGTTTATTAGGTTGTTGTGTTTTTTTTTTCGTTCTGTAGTAGGGAAAAATGCTTAAAGAAAGTATTTATGTGTAGTGAAAAATGTAAAATTTTTGTTTGATATTGTTCTTTGCAAGGTTATTTTAAATAAAATTCAGAAAATTGTATTTATTAGAAAGGAGAGTGACGAGTCTCTTACAAAGATAAATGGAAGTTTGAAATGAAGAAGCTTGCCCTTGTTTTTTGCATGGGCAAGCCATTGTAAATTAAATTCTAGTCTTTTAAAAATACAGTAAGACTTAAGGCGCCGTGGGCACCAATTACTAAAGATTGTTCTATGTCTGCAGTTTTAGAAGGGCCTGCAATAAATACACCAAAATCGGCATTTAGGTTGGTTAATTTTTCATACGCTTGATGCATATATGGCACAATGTTTTTTTGTGAAATAACGAGCATTAAATGCTTTGTAATAAATGGCAATACACGCACAGGAATCTCTGAATCTGAGATCCAAATTGCACCATTTTCTGCAACGGCTAATTTACTTTCTAAAATTAAAATATCTAAATCTTCTAAGTCGTGTGGCTTCTGTAAAGTAGCTAGTTTTATAGTGTTAAAAGAAGCGGTATCTGCTAAATTAGAGTACTTTACTTTGGCATCTGTAAATGTTTTATCTATTTGCTCAACAATCTCTTGATTAGAGTTTACAGAAACAACGTTACCACCAACGATTTCTACTTTTTTAGTAAATTCTTTAAGAAGATCTAAGCCTTCATCAAAAAGAGAAATATTGATGTTTGGTAAATTAATAAGTGTCGGTTTATTGGCTTTAATTCTGTCTAATATTTGATTTCTGCTACTCATAATTTAACTTTTTTTATCGTTCTCTCTATCTTTAAACCATTGATCAAAACTTTTCTCTGGTCCTAAAGGTAAATCTCTGGTATGTCCCCAAACATTTGGTTTAGAGTTAATCATAGCTTTTGGTAAATTTCTTAAAGACCAACGTGCAATTTTACCGACAGTTTCAAAACGATTTGGGTGTGCAAAAATATTCCCCATTGCCTTCATGGCTTGTTTTTTAACAAACGGTTGAGGTGTTTCTTTGGTGATTATTTGTCGCCATTTGTACAACTGCGAATGAATATCGATTTTTACAGGACATACATCGGAACAAGAGCCACATAAAGTGGATGCAAACGGAAGTGTACTGTGTTTTGTTAAATCTTTTCCTGGTGATAAAATAGAACCAATTGGTCCCGGAATGGTAGCATCGTAACTATGACCGCCACTTCTTCTGTAAATAGGGCAGGTGTTCATACAAGCACCACAACGTATACAGTGTAAGGATGCTCTAAAGTCTGGTCTACTTAATTGTTCAGATCGTCCGTTGTCTACAATTACAATGTGCATTTTTACACCTTTTCTCGGTTTTTTAAAGTGAGATGAATACGTGGTTATTGGTTGTCCAGTAGCAGATCTTGCCAATAATCTTAAAAATACGCCCAAGTGTTCTTGTTTGGGAATTATTTTTTCTACGCCCATACTAGCAATATGCACAGGAGCTAAATGAGCGCCCATATCTGCATTTCCTTCATTGGTGCAAACCACAAATCCTCCCGTATCTGCCACGGCAAAATTAACACCAGTAAGTGCTGCATCTGCTTGAATAAATTTTGTACGAAGATGTTTTCTAGCTTCACCTGTTAAGTATTGTGGATCTCCATCACAAGGTTTTGTACCTAAATGTTCTTGAAATAATTCATCTACTTCATGCCTGTTTTTATGAATTGCAGGCAATACAATATGACTTGGCGTTTCTTTTGCTAATTGTACAATGCGTTCTCCTAAATCGGTATCTATAACCTCAATTCCATCTGCTTCCAAACATGGATTCAAATGGCACTCTTCGGTTAACATCGATTTACTTTTTACAATCTTTTTAGCGTTATTTTCTTTAAGAATTTGAAGTACAATTTTATTGTGTTCATCAGCATCTGCCGCCCAATGAACTTGTACACCATTTTTTTTTGCGTTTTCTTCGAACTGAATTAAATAGTTGTCTAAGTTAGACAGCATGTGTGCTTTAATTCCGTGGCCTAGGTTTCTTAATTCTTCCCAACCTTTTACATTATGAACAGATAGATCTCTTTTATGACGTACAAACCACAAGGCTTTGTCATGCCAGTCAACCCTTTTTTCGTCTTTATTAAAAATACTTGCTAATTTTGAATGACTCATTTTTATAGTATTTTATATGTTACTATTTAAAATTTCTGCGATATGCAAAACTTTTAAAGGTTGCTTATTTCTGTTAATCAATCCTTCTAAATGCATTAAGCAAGACGTATCTGTTGCGGTAATTACTTCTGCGCCACTATTTAAATGATCTTGAATTTTGTCTTTTCCCATTTTAACAGAAATGGCTTCTTCTGTAACAGCAAATGTACCTCCAAAGCCGCAACATTCGTCGTTTCTACTAAGTGTTGTTAATTCGGCACCTTTTACTTCTTGTAGCAATTCTTCTATATAAGAATATTTTTCACCAACAACTTCAGAACAAGAACCTAAACGCAGCCCTCTTAGACCATGACAACTTTTATGAACGCCAATTTTGTGGGGAAAAGCAGCGCCTACATCTTTTATTTTTAGGATATTTAAAATAAAATCACACAATTCATATACGTTATCTCTCACCTTTGTTACTTCAGTTGTTTGAGGAATAATATTGTAGTGCTTTTTTACATGATATGCACAACTTCCCGAAGGAGTAACAATATAATCGAACTCTTTAAAATTGTCTACAAAGTTATTACAAGCACCAACAGATTCATATTCATAACCTGAGTTTGCCATCGGTTGACCACAACAGGTTTGCCCTGACGGATAGCCAACGTCAACATTTAATTTTTCTAAAAGTTCTATAGTTGCAATTCCAACTTGTGGGTATAACTGATTGATGTAACAGGGTATAAAGAGACCTACTTTCATGTGTGTTAATATTAAAAATTATATCAATTTTTATTTATAAATTTTCATTGTTCTATATCCGTAAAGTGCAATAAAACAAAAACAGATAAAAGGTAATATAAATGAAAAGTTGACTCCGCTAAACGGACCAATTTTTTCCATATCTATCATTAATCCTTGTAAAATTGGCATTAAAGCACCACCAACAATAGCCATAACTAATCCTGCAGCTCCTAAAGCAGAATCTTCTTCACTTAATCCGTCTAAGGCAATTCCGTAAATAGTTGGGAACATTAAAGACATAAATGCTGAGGTTGCTACCAGTAAGTATAAACCTGTAATTCCTTCAATTAAAATAACTCCAGATATGGTTACCATCGCACAAAGTGCGAAAATCATCAGTAATTTTTTTGCATTGATATATTTCATTAAAAAAGTACTGATAAACCTACTTCCTAAGAAAATAGACATGGCAATAATATTATAATTTTGTGCTTCTGCCTTCGAAATTCCTAAATTTCCTGCATACTGAATGATAAACGTCCAACACATAATTTGAGCAGCCACATAAAACAATTGTGCTAAAACACCTTCTTTGTATTTTCCGTTTTTAAACAATCTTTTAAAAGAATCTGCGGCACTAGAGTAAGTTGTATTTGCACTTCTTTTTGGCATTTTAGTTACGGCAATTAAAACAAGCATTGCAATCACAACAAAGCCAAGAATTACATACGGATTTCTAATAATTGCTAAATCATGCGTTCTAATAACTGCTTTTTGAGCTTCATCTAGCGTGCTAAAAATTAACTCACCAGCTTCATTTCTTTTATCAGAATCTAAGGCAACCAAAATAAATTTTGATGCTATAAACATTCCGAATAAAGAGCCAATAGGATTAAATGCTTGTGCTAGATTTAAACGCTGTGTTGCGGTGCGTTCATCCCCCATAGAAAGGATGTACGGGTTTGCGGTAGTTTCTAAAAAAGCCAATCCGAATGTTAAAATATATAACGAACCTAAAAAGAAGCCAAAGACTTCAAATTGTGCTGCCGGAAAAAATAATAAGGCTCCAATAGCATATAAAGATAAACCTAAAAGAATTCCTTTTTTATAGCTGTATTTTCTTACAAATAAAGCGGCAGGAATTGCCATTGTAGCATAGCCTCCATAAAAAGCAAGTTGCACCAAAGCAGCTTTGGCAGTAGAAATTTCCATAACGGTACCAAATGCAGCAACCATGGGATTTGTAATATCATTGGCAAAACCCCAAAGAGAAAAAAGTGAAGTAATGATAATAAAAGGAATTAAAACCTCCTTGGAAACTACGGGGATTTTTTTTGACTCAGCCATAAATAAAGTTTTAATTTTAAAAAAAAAAGGAAGCACTTTTAAAAGATCTATAACTTGGGGGGATCTTAAAATAAAAGTGCTTCTAATGTATTATGAGATATTACCTGTATTGTGCGTATATAACTTTGGTTTGTAAATATTCTTCCATACCATGTTTACCATCTGCACCACCTAAACCAGATTTTTTCCAACCAGCATGAAAACCTTGAATAGCTTCAAAATGCTCTCTGTTGATATAGGTTTCACCGTATTGTAATTCTTCTGCGGCATGCATTACTTTATTAAAGTTTTCTGAGAATATAGAAGATGTTAATCCAAATTCACAGTCATTAGCTAAAGCAATTGCTTCATCTAAAGTACCAAATTTCATAACTGGTAAAACAGGTCCGAATACTTCTTCTTGAATAATCTGCATGTCTTGTTTTACGTTGGTTAATAAAGTAGGTTGATAAAAATATCCTTTATCAAATTGTGAAGATCTAGATCCACCAACTAATACTTCTGCTCCTTCTTTTTTAGCATATTCTATCATTTCAGAAACTTTATCTAGTTGCGCTTTAGAAACCAAAGCACTCATATCTGGATTGTTCTCAGAAAATGCATCTTCTACTTTAAGATCATTTATTTTAGAAGTTATCATTTCTAAAAATTGATCGTGAATAGATTCTTCTACATACACACGTTCTGCACAGTTACATACTTGCCCGCTAAAAATAAAACGAGAGCTTACTACTGCGTTTACAGCCAATTCTAAATTAGCATCTGCACACACAATAGCAGGCGCTTTACCACCTAGCTCTAAAGAAACTTTAGTGATGTTTTTAGAGGCAGCTTCCATAACCATTTGACCAGCACCAACACTACCAGTTAAGCTAATAATACCTGTAATAGGACTCTTAGAGAGTGCATTACCTACAATGCTACCTTTACCACAAACATAATTTAATACACCTGCAGGAATCTTTATTGCTTCTATTAATTTAGCAAATTCCATAACAGTGTTAGGCGCAATAGAACTTGGGTTTATGACACAAGTATTTCCTGTAATTAAAGAACCAGCTACTTTTCTTGCCATTACAAAAAATGGAAAGTTCCAAGGTAAAATACCTACAGCTACTCCAATGGGTGCCTTGTGTAAAAAGATGTGTTCTTTGCTACGATCACTTTGTATAATTTCTCCTTCTATTCTTCTTGCAAAACCTGCGTAATAATCAAAATAATCTGCAGTAACATCAATTTCTACTTGTGCTAAGCCAATTACTTTTGCTTGTTCTGCAGCTAAAGTTCTTGCTAAAAAAACTCTGTTTTCACGAATAACAGTGGCCATTTTAGTTAAATAATTAGCCCTTTGAATTGCAGGAAGTGATTTCCAAGCGTGTTGAGAAGCTTGTGCTGCTTCTAAAGCTAATTGAGCATCCTTAACACTACCTATAGGCATTAATGATAAAACTTCTTCGGTACAAGGGTTTAAAATTTCAATTACTTCTGTAGAGGTAGACTTTACAAATTTTCCGTTGATATACTGTTCAAATTGCTGCATAAAATATTTTTTAGTTAATTGTTTTTATAATGTATGAAGTCAAAAAAATAAGATAATTTTTAAACTTCTTCTGCTAGTAATCTGTTGGCTAAAAAAAGCCACCAAGCAAACTTATAAATATAACTGAGTAAAATTTTATCCATAATATGCAATAATATGTATAATTTAAACATATATGCATTTTTATAGGCCATCTAACCTTCTAAAAAATTACTTGCAGAGGTGTTTTATTATGAATATAATAGAGGCTTGATTTATGTATTTTATAGACTTTGTTGTTTTATAAAATAAAATTATTTAAGAAGAAATTTTATTCTTTTAA
Proteins encoded in this region:
- a CDS encoding LutC/YkgG family protein; this translates as MSSRNQILDRIKANKPTLINLPNINISLFDEGLDLLKEFTKKVEIVGGNVVSVNSNQEIVEQIDKTFTDAKVKYSNLADTASFNTIKLATLQKPHDLEDLDILILESKLAVAENGAIWISDSEIPVRVLPFITKHLMLVISQKNIVPYMHQAYEKLTNLNADFGVFIAGPSKTADIEQSLVIGAHGALSLTVFLKD
- a CDS encoding lactate utilization protein B, with translation MSHSKLASIFNKDEKRVDWHDKALWFVRHKRDLSVHNVKGWEELRNLGHGIKAHMLSNLDNYLIQFEENAKKNGVQVHWAADADEHNKIVLQILKENNAKKIVKSKSMLTEECHLNPCLEADGIEVIDTDLGERIVQLAKETPSHIVLPAIHKNRHEVDELFQEHLGTKPCDGDPQYLTGEARKHLRTKFIQADAALTGVNFAVADTGGFVVCTNEGNADMGAHLAPVHIASMGVEKIIPKQEHLGVFLRLLARSATGQPITTYSSHFKKPRKGVKMHIVIVDNGRSEQLSRPDFRASLHCIRCGACMNTCPIYRRSGGHSYDATIPGPIGSILSPGKDLTKHSTLPFASTLCGSCSDVCPVKIDIHSQLYKWRQIITKETPQPFVKKQAMKAMGNIFAHPNRFETVGKIARWSLRNLPKAMINSKPNVWGHTRDLPLGPEKSFDQWFKDRENDKKS
- a CDS encoding (Fe-S)-binding protein, yielding MKVGLFIPCYINQLYPQVGIATIELLEKLNVDVGYPSGQTCCGQPMANSGYEYESVGACNNFVDNFKEFDYIVTPSGSCAYHVKKHYNIIPQTTEVTKVRDNVYELCDFILNILKIKDVGAAFPHKIGVHKSCHGLRGLRLGSCSEVVGEKYSYIEELLQEVKGAELTTLSRNDECCGFGGTFAVTEEAISVKMGKDKIQDHLNSGAEVITATDTSCLMHLEGLINRNKQPLKVLHIAEILNSNI
- the fucP gene encoding L-fucose:H+ symporter permease — encoded protein: MAESKKIPVVSKEVLIPFIIITSLFSLWGFANDITNPMVAAFGTVMEISTAKAALVQLAFYGGYATMAIPAALFVRKYSYKKGILLGLSLYAIGALLFFPAAQFEVFGFFLGSLYILTFGLAFLETTANPYILSMGDERTATQRLNLAQAFNPIGSLFGMFIASKFILVALDSDKRNEAGELIFSTLDEAQKAVIRTHDLAIIRNPYVILGFVVIAMLVLIAVTKMPKRSANTTYSSAADSFKRLFKNGKYKEGVLAQLFYVAAQIMCWTFIIQYAGNLGISKAEAQNYNIIAMSIFLGSRFISTFLMKYINAKKLLMIFALCAMVTISGVILIEGITGLYLLVATSAFMSLMFPTIYGIALDGLSEEDSALGAAGLVMAIVGGALMPILQGLMIDMEKIGPFSGVNFSFILPFICFCFIALYGYRTMKIYK
- the aldA gene encoding aldehyde dehydrogenase codes for the protein MQQFEQYINGKFVKSTSTEVIEILNPCTEEVLSLMPIGSVKDAQLALEAAQASQHAWKSLPAIQRANYLTKMATVIRENRVFLARTLAAEQAKVIGLAQVEIDVTADYFDYYAGFARRIEGEIIQSDRSKEHIFLHKAPIGVAVGILPWNFPFFVMARKVAGSLITGNTCVINPSSIAPNTVMEFAKLIEAIKIPAGVLNYVCGKGSIVGNALSKSPITGIISLTGSVGAGQMVMEAASKNITKVSLELGGKAPAIVCADANLELAVNAVVSSRFIFSGQVCNCAERVYVEESIHDQFLEMITSKINDLKVEDAFSENNPDMSALVSKAQLDKVSEMIEYAKKEGAEVLVGGSRSSQFDKGYFYQPTLLTNVKQDMQIIQEEVFGPVLPVMKFGTLDEAIALANDCEFGLTSSIFSENFNKVMHAAEELQYGETYINREHFEAIQGFHAGWKKSGLGGADGKHGMEEYLQTKVIYAQYR